In Diorhabda sublineata isolate icDioSubl1.1 chromosome 4, icDioSubl1.1, whole genome shotgun sequence, a single window of DNA contains:
- the LOC130442808 gene encoding probable phospholipase A1 magnifin, with product MSWLSQIVGVAVNLLFVPFSDNGTPNQLARSDNSYFPFDILRTMEQPCRTYTFEMGENEMKLTALARGFCSNCCPAKIQRDIRFVAYSKSNPNGVPINNLRPGDALKAGVNSSIPTVIFIHGFSEASPGHSGQTILDAYLTRPEPRNIILLDWSELATFPWYQVAVTNSKLATIRLKKFIEVFHKSGEIPIWNLHVIGFSLGGHIAGVAGKILRDGLKIPRITGLDPALPEFSLKDPSKRLSKESAEYVDVIHTDAGVFGFPLALGHADFFPNGGRALQPGCQPSYLVKQRIVDQVVACSHIRAWKLYAESVIDEKAFPATSCPLWRGPNKQCEFKPEAYMGFANNNSTFGSYYLITHESKPYGRRMAK from the exons atgtcttGGTTATCACAAATTGTCGGTGTCGCtgtaaatttattgtttgttcCATTTTCTGATAATGGTACTCCGAATCAGTTGGCAAGAAGTGATAATTCTTATTTTCCCTTTGATATTTTGAGGACAATGGAACAGCCCTGTCGTACTTATACTTTCGAAATGG GTgagaatgaaatgaaattgacAGCTCTTGCCCGAGGATTTTGTTCGAATTGTTGTCCGGCTAAAATACAAAGAGATATACGATTTGTGGCTTATTCTAAGAGTAATCCAAACGGTGTACCAATAAACAATTTAAGACCAGGAGATGCCCTCAAAGCCGGAGTGAATAGTTCCATACCAACCGTTATATTCATCCACGGTTTTTCTGAAGCTTCTCCCGGACATAGCGGACAAACCATATTGGACG CTTATTTAACAAGACCCGAACCTCGCAATATAATCCTGTTGGATTGGTCAGAACTGGCAACATTTCCATGGTATCAAGTAGCAGTTACAAACTCAAAACTGGCTACTATAAGACTCAAGAAATTTATCGAAGTATTTCACAAAAGTGGCGAGATTCCAATTTGGAATTTACATGTAATAGGCTTCAGTCTCGGCGGTCATATCGCAGGTGTTGCTGGAAAAATACTCAGAGATGGATTGAAGATACCCAGAATAACTGGACTGGATCCAGCTTTACCGGAATTTTCTCTTAAag atCCATCTAAAAGATTATCAAAAGAATCTGCGGAATATGTCGATGTAATTCACACTGACGCTGGTGTATTTGGTTTTCCTTTAGCTTTAGGACACGCTGACTTCTTCCCTAACGGTGGACGAGCTCTGCAACCAGGATGCCAGCCCAGTTATTTAGTTAAACAACGTATAGTAGATCAAGTTG TTGCTTGCAGCCATATAAGAGCATGGAAATTATACGCTGAATCAGTGATTGACGAAAAAGCCTTCCCCGCGACCAGTTGCCCGCTTTGGAGAGGTCCAAACAAACAATGCGAATTTAAACCTGAAGCTTATATGGGTTTCGCGAATAACAA TTCAACGTTTGgttcatattatttaattacCCATGAAAGTAAACCATACGGAAGAAGAATGGCCAAATGA